The sequence TAGTCCGCGATGAGCTGGAAGCGCTCCTCGTCGATGGGGTCGATGATGTACGTCCCGTAACCGTCCGCGGTGCCGTACATGTTGACCGTGAAGTTGGGCCAGAAGTAGTGGAACTGCGCCTCGTGTTCGTCGTGGATGCGGAGTTCGTCCTCGATGTCCTCCTCGTGGGTGTAGTGGAGGACCCAGTGGTAGTCGTTGACTTCGAGTTCCGACTCGTTGAGCTGGATGCCCTTGATCCAGTCCTGGTGGTTCGCCTGACAGTGGTCACACTCGGAGTAGTTGCCCGCGAAGGTCTTCCAGTTGCACTCGACCTCCGAGACGTACCGGCGGGCGTGTTCGTACTCCTCGAGCGGAAGGGATTCGAGGCGCGTCTTCATCTTCCCCGCCTGTTCGTCGAGCGACAGCGACGGGTCGTCGTCGAAGTTGAGGAAGATGAGCGGGCCGATGTTGTCGGTCTGGACTTCGAGCAGGCCGTTCTCGTCCGGGTCGAGGCCGGACACTTCCTCGTCGTCGAGGTCGGGGTTGAGACTCGCCTCCTCGAAGCTCTTGGGCGTGCTTCGGAGACTGCCGTCCAGGTCGTACGTCCAGAGGTGGTACGGACACTGGATGCGCCCCATGTTTCCGGGGTCGGTCATCGGTGTGTCCTCGACCATCTTCGAGCCACGGTGGGCACAGACGTTGTAGAACACGCGGACCTCGCCCTCCTGGTCGCGGGCGACGATGACTTGCCGGTCGCCGATGGTTCGCGTGAAGTAGTCGCCCGCCTCGGGGATGCAGTTCTCGTGGCCGGCGTAGAGCCAGTAGTTCGCGAAGATTGTCTCTTTCTCCAACTCCCACACGTCGGGGTCGGTGAAGCAGTCTGCGGGCAGTGCGTTCGTCTCGTCCGTGATATCGGGGCTCACGGCCTGAGTCTCGTCGGCGCTGTTGGTCCACCGCGTCATGGGAACTCGTACCGCATGAGGGGGAATAAGCGTCGGTCCGTCTCATCTGCGGTGTTTAAATGGGTCCCTGCTAACGGCCGCCGCGAGGGCCGGGAGACGCCGCTTTGGACGACTCGCTACCGCTCACCGAGTCGGTCGCGCCGCCACGCTTCGGTGTCGCCGACCTGATTGAAGGTGTAGATGTGGAGGCCGCGAATCCCGTACTCGGGGTCGGTCGCGTAGGGGGCCAGTCCGTCGACGAGGCCGTCGGGCGTGTACTTCCCGCGCGACCCAACGAGTTGGCGCACGAATCCGAGCACGCCGCTCGTCTTCCGGAGGAAGCGCACCGAGTCGCCGACACCCACCTTCTGTGAGATATTCAGGAGGCGCTGGTACTTCATCACGCCCGGAATCCCGACTTCCACGGGGAGGTCGATGCCCCGGTCGCGCACCGTCTCTATCCACTCGGCTATCGCGTCTGGGTCGTAACAGAGCTGGGTCGTGAGATACGTCGCGTGGGGTGCCTTCCGCTCCATCGCCGCGGCCAGCGTGTCGTCCTCGAGGAACTCGTGGCCCTCGGGGTAGCCGGTGATGCCCACCTCCGCGAACTCGTGGCCGAGGTCGTCGAGCGCGGTGAGGAGGTCGTACGCCGACTCGAACTCGCCGAGCGGTTCCTCTCGGTCGCCGCCGGGCACGAAGATGTCGGCGATTCCCGCGTCCGCGAGGCGAGTCGCGACCTCGTCGAGGTGGTCTCGGTCGCGGACGTACCGCGCGGCCACGTGCGGAATCGGCTCGTAGCCGCGGGCCGCCGCCCGCTCGCTCCACTCGACCGTCGCGTCGAGGCCGAGCTGTGGCGAGGCCGTGACGGCGATTTCCGCGCCGTCGGGCAACTGTTCCATCTGCCCCTCGAAGCTGTCGAACGGCATCAGCTCGAAGCGTGGCTCGCGGAGCAGGCTCGTCGCATCGGCGTGGGTGAGGGTCATGTCGGACAATACCGCTCGCCCGAATTACTCCTTCCGGGCGTTCAGCTTCGCCTGTTCGCGCGCGCTCGGGTTTACCGACTCCTTGAACGGCACCTCCGCGACCGTCGCGTACGCGGGTTCGCCCGCTTCCTCGGCGTACTCGTCGGGAAGGTGGACCCGGAACTCCAGGTCGAGGTCCTGCTCGTAGATTTCGTCGTTGAGTAGAGCGTCGGACTCGGCCTGTAGTTTCTCCGCCGGCACGAACCCGAGGCCGATGTTCGTCTCGAGGTCCGGATTCCACCACGGCGAGGTCATGTAACCACACTCCTTCCCGGTGTCGGGGTCGGAGATTATCCAGAAGTCGGGGGCGTAGTCTCGAATCGGTTCGCCCGCAATCTTCAGGCCGACGAGTTTCAGGTTGAACGGGTACTCACCGTCCTCGACGAGCGCTTTCTGCCGTTCGAGTTCTTCCTTCCCGATGTAGTCACCGGGCTTGTCGTCCGGCACCTGATACCCGAGGTTCACCTGGAACGGCGAGGTTTCGTGGTCCATGTCTTGGCCCCACGAGAGGATGCCGGCGGCGATGCGGCGGTGGTGGCCCGGCGCAATCTGTCGCCCGCCGTGGTCCTTGACCGACGCCATGACGGGGTCCCAGACGCGTTCGGCGTTCTCGCTCGCGTCTTGCACGTAGATTTCGAAGCCCTTCTCGCCGGAGAAGCCGGTCTGACTCACCAGCACGTCACAGCCGTTGATCTCCGCGTCCAGCAGTCCGTAGTAGGGGATGTCGCTGACCTCCTCGCCGACGACGTCGACCAGCACGTCCTCGGAGCGCGGCCCCTGTATCTGCATCGGCGCCACGTCGATTTCGTCGATTTCCACGTCGAAGTCCATCCCGACGTTGACGCCCTGAAGCCACTGCATGAGCGTCGAGTCCGAGATGGAGAACCAGAACTCGTCCTCGGCGATTCGCAGGAGGATGGGGTCGTTCAGGATGCCGCCGTCCTCGTTGCAGAGGATGACGTACTTCCCGTGCATGGGTTCGATGCCAGTCGCGTCGCGGGTGATGACGTAGTCGGTGAGTGCCTCGGCATCCGGCCCCTTCACCCGAATCTGTCGCTCGACCGCGACATCCCACAGCGTGACGCTCTCGGTCAGCGCCTCGTACTCCTTCATCGCGCCGCCGTCTTCGGGTTCGACGAGTCCCCGCGGGTGGTAGATTCGGTTGTAGACGGTACAGCGCCACGCCCCCTCCTCGTTGAACGACTTGTGGAAGAACGGCGACTTCCGCACGCGCGTCGAGACGAGCATCTCGATGCCGGGGTCGCCGGTCTGTCGCAGATTCCGCGGGAGCGTTCGGTCCGACTGGTCGATTTCCGGGTGGTTGGGATGGTCGTTAACCATTGTCTATCAAATAGATGCCATGTCCCTATAAGGGTGGACCTCAGTTATCTCAGGCGTATAAGTGCGGGCGGACACTCGAACTCGAAAATCCGCGCGTGCGCGCCCGTACCGCCGGTTTGTGGCGGTCCCAAGCATCAATACCCTCCCCGTCAAACGGGGGGCTATGAGTCATCGTGACGAGCGACGCGATGTCATCGTCGTCGGCGTCGGTGGCATGGGCAGCGCAACCGCATATCACCTCGCCTCTCGCGGGGTAGACGTTCTGGGACTGGAGCGATTCGACATCCCGCACACGCAGGGGTCCTCACACGGCATCACGCGCATCATCCGACGCGCGTACTACGAACACCCCTCGTACATCCCCCTCATCGAACGGGCGTACGAGCTCTGGGACGACTTGGCCGAGGAGACGGGCCGTGAGGTCATCCACCGCACCGGCTCCATCGACGCCGGTCCGCAGGGCAACGTCGTCTTCGAGGGGTCGCGGCGCTCCTGCGAGGAACACGACATCCCCCACGAGGTGCTGACGGGCGCGGAACTCAACGAGCGATTCCCCGGCTACAACCTCCCCGACGACTACCGCGCGCTCTATCAGGAGGACGGCGGCTTCGTCGTCCCCGAACAGTCCATCGTCGGTCACACCGAGGCGGCACAGGCGGCGGGTGCCGAGATTCGCGCCCGCGAGGGCGTCCACGACTGGGCGCCGACGCCCGACGGCGGCGTTCGCGTCTGGACCGACACGGACACCTACGAGGCCGACCGCCTCGTCCTCGCCGCCGGGGCGTGGAACTACAAGCTCGCGGACGCCCTCGACGGCCTCGCCGTTCCCGAACGGCAGGTGCTCGCGTGGTTCCAACCCGAGACGCCCGAACTGTTCGAACCCGACTCCCTGCCGGTGTGGAACATCGCCGTCCCCGAGGGGCGGTTCTACGGCCTGCCCATCTACGACGTGCCGGGGTTCAAACTGGGCAAGTACCATCACCTCGGCGAGGCGGTCAACCCGGACAGCTACGACACCGACCCGCAACCGGCCGACGAAGTGCTCCTCCGTGATTTCACCGAGAAGTACTTCCCGAAGGCCGCCGGGCCGACGATGCGACTCGCCACCTGTATGTTCACCAACTCCCCGGACGAACACTTCATCCTCGACCAGCTGCCCGACCACCCACAGGTGGTCGTCGGCGCTGGGTTCTCGGGCCACGGCTTCAAGTTCGCGACGGTCATCGGCGAAGTGCTCGCCGACCTCGCCGCCGACGGCGAGACGGCCCATCCCATCGACATGTTCAGTCTCGACCGCTTCGAGTGAGCGTCTCGGCAGGGGGCGTTTAAACACCACAGGTGAGCAACCCCGGGGCTTTTGGATTGGTCAATGGGATACTACCCCATGAGTAGCGATAGCACGGTACCGTCGTCTGCGGCCACCGTCGTCGTCGGCGCCGGGGCCGTCGGATGTAGCGTCGCGTACCACCTCTCGGAGTTGGGCGCTGAGAATATCGTCGTCGTCGACCAGGGACCGCTCCCGGTCACGGGTGGGTCCTCGACGCACGCGCCGGGCATCATGTTCCAGACGTCGCCGTCGAAGCTGATGACGAAGACGGCCCACTACACGAGTCGGCTTCTCTCCGACGCCGGCGTCTACGACGAGGTGGGTGGCATCGAAGTCGCCCGCTCCGAGGAGCGGATGGACTTCCTCCAGCGACGGGTCGAACATGCGACGGCGTACGGCCTCCCCGACCCGCAACTCCTCTCGCCCGGCGAGGTGAGCGACCACTTGCCCTTGGTCGACGAAGACGAAATCCTCGGCGGCTACTACTCCCCGACCGACGGACGGGTCGACGGCGTCGCCGCGCTCCAGTGGTACATGGAGCAGTCCGACGCAGACTTCTACGGCCACACCACGGTGACGGACCTCGACGTCTCGGGCGGCGAGGTCACCGCCGTCGAGACAGACCGGGGCCGAATCGAGTGCGGGCGCTGCGTGCTCGCCACCAACAACTGGGGGTATCAGACCGGCCAGTTGGCGGGGCTCGACCTCCCAATCGCGCCCGTCCAGCACCAGTACGCGGTCACCGAACCCCTCGACGAGCTCGCCGACGAGGCGGTCGCCCCCCGCGTCGACACCGCCGACATGGAGATACCGGGCGACCGCAGCATCGCCGACGCCATGAGTCAGGCGCCGACTCGCCCGGTCGGCCGCGACCAAGACCACTCGCTCTACTTCCGCACTCACGGCGACGCCCTCGGACTCGGCTCGTACAACCACGAGGCGCTCCCTGTCGACCCCCGAAAGATGGGGGGCAACACCGACGAACGGCAGGCGTCGGTCCGGGAGTTCACGGCCGAACACTGGGAGCGGGCCACCCACCCCGACCGCGACACGTCACCGAAGCAGGCCTTCGAGGAACTCCTCCCCGTCACCAAGGACATCGACTTCGCGACCACCGAGAACGGCATCTTCGTGTTCACGCCCGACGGGATGCCGGTCCTCGGCGAACCCGAAGCCATCGACGACCTCTGGACCGGCCTCGCCATCTGGTGGACACACTCCGGCGGCTACGGGAAGATTCTCGCCGAGTGGATGGAGACGGGTGTCCCGAAACTCCCCTCGGGCCCTGTCGAAGTCGGCGGCATCCACGTCGACCGCTTCGAACCCCACGCCGGCAGCCCGGACTACTTCGTCGACCGCGGGTCGACGCGCTATCGGCAGGTGTACAGCATCGTCGAACCCGGATGGCAACCCGACGACCACCGCGCCCTCCGGCGGAGTCCGTTCTACCACCACCAGCAGGAGCTCGACGCCGAGTTCACCCAGTCCGGCGGCTGGGAGGTGCCGAAGTGGTACGATTCGAACGCCGACTTGGTCGACCGCTACGCCGACCAGATTCCCGAGCGAGAGGGGTGGCGGGGAATCAACCGCTCGCCCATCCAGGGGGCCGAACACCTCCACACCCGCGAGCACGTCTCGATGTACGACATGACCTCGTTCAGTTCCATCGTCGTCGAGGGAGCCGACGCCGCGGCCTTCCTCCAGCGGATGTGTACGAACGACGTCGACATTGACCCCGGCCGGGTGCGGTACTCCCTGCTCTGTAACGAGGGCGGAACCGCCCTCGGCGACGTGACTGTCGTCCGCCTCGACACCGACGAGTTCCTCGTGACGACCGGCGGCGGCAACTCGCCCGGCATCCACGGTGGCTGGCTGAAAGACCACGCCCCGGAGACGGTGTCGGTCACTATCGAGGAAGGGTCGCGAGCGACGGTCGGCCTCTGGGGGCCGAAATCTCGGCTCCTCCTCCAGCGCGTGACCGACGCCGACGTGTCCGCCGAGTCGTTCCCCTACTTCAGCGCGAAGCAAATCTACGTCGGCGACGTGCCCGTCCTTGCGCTCCGGGTGTCCTATGTCGGCGAACTTGGCTGGGAGCTGTGGGCGCCGTCGGAGTACGGCGGCCGCCTCTGGGAGACGCTCTGGGAGGCCGGCCAGGACCTCGACGTACGGCCAATGGGGAGTGGCGCCCTCGAATCCATGCGTCTCGAGAAGGGCTACCGGCTCTGGGGGACGGACCTCGACACCGACAGCGACCCCTTCGCCGCGGGACTGTCCTTCGCCGTCGACATGGACACCGACTTCGTCGGCAAGGACGCGCTGGCCGACATCCAGCGCGACGGCCCCGACAGCCGACTCGTCCCGATGACACTCGACGACGCCACGGACGCCGTCCTCGGCGGCCGGCCCGTTCTCGACGACGGGTCAGCGCTTGGCTACGTCGTCGCCGGTGACTACGGCTACAGCCTCGGCGAGTCCATCGCCTACGCTTACCTCCCCACCGACTACGCGGAGTCGGGGACCAGCGTCCAGATTCGTTGCGAGGGGACCACCTACGACGCCACGGTGCGCGACGAACCGCTCTTCGACCCGGGCCGCTCGAAGATCCTGCGATAAGCGACACAACCTTTATTTGACACAATGAAAAGTCACTATGTGACTCTATCCCATGGGGATAGGAACCGATACTCGTGGAGAGGAGTAATTCGCGCGGCCGCCGGCACGCGACTGCGAACCAACCGACGGACAGACACACGCACATGAGAGACCGACATCGACCTATCGGCGACTGTCGAACGGAGGTATGGGATGGCTGATTCAGACGAGCGACCGGGCGAGATGTCCGAGGGGCTGCAGGTGGAGTTGTTCCACCCCGAATCGGACCGCGAACCCGGGGATACGAACATCCAGGCGCTGGGGTTCGACATCCACCCCGTCGTCTTCCCGGTGGCGCTGGTGCTTATCGGGCTGTTCGTCCTCGTGACGCTCGCCCTCGGCGAGCAGGCGTCGTCGATGTACACCGCCCTGTTCAACTTCATCGGCGACAACTTCGGCTGGTTCTACCTCCTCGCGGTGAACCTGTTCATCGTCGTCCTCCTGTACTTCGCGTTCAGCAAGTACGGCAAAATCCGAATCGGCGGCGTCGAGGCCGAAAAGGAGTTCAGCGACTTCTCGTGGATGGCCATGCTGTTCAGCGCGGGCATGGGCATCGGCCTCATGTTCTTCAGCGTCTCCGAACCGCTGTACTACTTCCAGAACGTTCCGGGCTTCTGGGGCGCCCAGCCCGAAACCGGCGCCGCGGGGTCCGCGGCGATGGCTCAGACGTTCTTCCACTGGGGATTCCACCCGTGGGCCGTCTACGGCCTCGTCGGCCTCGGCCTCGCCTTCTTCTCGTTCAACCGCGGCCTGCCGCTGACCTTCCGGTCCATCTTCTGGCCGCTACTCGGTGACCGCATCTACGGCTGGCCCGGCCACATCATCGACCTCGTGACGGTCTTCGCGACGCTGTTCGGCCTCGCTACCTCGCTCGGCCTCGGCGTCAAACAGGTCAACACTGGCCTCTCGTACGTGGGTGGTGACATGCTCGGTGTCGCTTCCGTCCCCACTAACCCCTTCGTGCAGATACTGCTCATCGGGGGTATCACCCTCATCGCGACACTCTCCGTCGCCGCCGGCCTCGACGGCGGCGTCAAGCGCCTGAGCACCATCAACCTCTACTTGATGTTCGCGTTGCTCGGCTTCCTCCTGATCGCCGGCCCCACCGTGTTCATCCTCGGGACGTGGGTGGAGGGTCTCGGCGCGTATTTCAACAACATCCTCGCCCTCGGCTTCTTCCGTGGCACCCTCGCGCCCGGCGGCGGCACCGTCACCGCGTGGACCGTCTTCTACTGGGGCTGGTGGATAGCGTGGTCGCCCTTCGTCGGGATGTTCATCGCCCGTATCTCGAAGGGACGGACCGTCCGCGAGTTCGTCATGGGCGTGCTGGTGCTGCCGGCGCTGTTCTCCACCATCTGGCTCTCGACGTTCGGCGGGAGCGCCCTGTTCAACTCGCTGCAGGGTAACGGCGCCGCGCTCGCGACGTACAACGATGTCGGTCAGACCGTCGCCATGTTCGCCATGCTCGAACAGTTCCCGCTCGGGGCGCTCTCGGGTATCTTGGCGACGCTGCTCGTCGTCACCTTCTTCGTCACGTCCTCGGACTCGGGGTCGCTCGTCATCGACCACCTGACCTCCGGCGGGAAACACGACGTGCCGCGCGTCCAGCGAATCTTCTGGGCGCTCGTCGAGGGCCTCGTCGCGGCAATCCTGCTCTGGGGTGGCGGCCTGACCGCCCTCCAGACGGCCGCCATCACCACGGGACTACCCTTCGCCGCCATCCTCTGTCTGATGTGTTACACCGTCTACCTCGGCCTCAGCAACGAGTACGAAATCCTCGAATCTGAGGAGTTCGCCGAGTCCATTGAGGAGCTCTCCGACAACGAGAACGTCGACGTCGTCACCGCGGGCGACGAGATGGTGACCGACGTCAAGGAGAACGACGACCCGGCGAGCAGCGACTGACTTATGCTGATTCCAGCCTGAGTTTCGCGCGTGGGCGACGACTCACACGGCCTCGCGCGAGCGCTCGGGGTCGCGGGCGGCCGTCTGCTCGCGTCGCTCCGGTGGCTCGGCGAGCGTCTACTCGCACCGTTACGCACCAACGACGGCCCCAACGAGTTCCGCCTGTCGAGCGTGGAGACACACACGACGACCATCGACGGTGACACCGGGTGGGCCTACCGCCCGCCCGCGACGCTTCGGTGCCCCGAGTGCGGCGACGACGTGTTGCAGGCCGACGCCCGCGACGCCATCGACTGCCCCAGCTGTCGGGTCGACCTGCCGCCCGAGCGTTTCACCGAGCTCGAGGTACTCGCGCTCACCTGCCCAGTCTGTCGGTCAGGGATGCAGTACGGGCGGCGCCACCCGCAGTTCGGCGTCCCCGAGTGGGCCACCTGCCCGAACTGCCAGTACCACTGGGAGTTCAAACACGCCTACTAGTCGTTCATCTGCTGGCGGACGGTGATGACCGGCGACTCCGCGGTCCGGACCACCTTCTCAGCCGTGCTCCCGAGAATCGCGCGGAACTTCCCGCGGTACGCGCTCCCGAGGACGATGGCGCCCATATCGTGTTCCTTGGCGTAGTCGACGATTTCCTCGCCCGGTGACCCGGTTCGGACTGCCGTGGTACACTCGACGCCGGCGTCGTTCGCCATCTCACAGAGTTCGGTCGTGACCTCCTCACCGTACTCGTGGTAGCGTTCCCGCATCTCGTCCTCGTCGTCGCGGAGATACAGCGTCCGCGGCGCGCCCGGCAAGTCGATGACGTACAGCGCGTGGACCGTCGCGCCACACGTCGCCGCGAGGTCGATGCCGTGGTTCGCACCCTTCCTCGCCTCGTCGCTTCCGTCGAACGGAATCAGAATGGTATCGTACATCAGGTCGTCCCATCCTCGTCGTTCACCTGAGAACTGCAAATAAGTTGGGGCGAACGCGCCGTTTCGGGCGACTCACTCCGCCGACTCCGGGAACGACCAGTCGGCGAAGGGCGCGTTCACGACGGTGTCCTCTTCGAACGTGAGGTGGATGAACGGCTGGGTGTGACCGTTCGGCAGCTGATACGCCGTGTTCACCGCCTCGTGGACCGGGCCGTCCGCGCCGACCGTTATCGGCGGGACGATGACCTGCGTGTGGTGGGCCTGCCCGCTGAACGTCTCGTCCGGCGCGAGGGGCATCTCGGATTCGAGGGCTATCGTCTCGTCCGATTTCCGCATGTTGGCCACCGTCATCGCGTGAACGACCTTGTTCTCGTCGACGACGTCGCCCTCCACGACCACGTCACAGATACCCCAGAACGCCGCGTACGTGTACGTCCGCGGCAAGAGGGGTGACTCCGTCCCCGTCGTGCCGTGAATCCACGTGTCCGTGACGACGCCCCCGCCCGTCTCCCACGTCGGAATCGGCGGCTGAATCGTGTGCTTGACGTCGAGGCTGTAGCGGGCGCCGTTGGGGTCGGTGAACCGGATGTCGAAATCGACGCTGTCTGGTGACTCGCCGTACGACGCGGGCAGATCGTACGGGCGACGGTCACGGTAGCGGGCGTCGACCTCCCCCGAGACGCGAACCACGTTGTCGCTGAACGGCGTCGGGACCGCGGTCTGTGTGTACGCCTCTCCGTCGCCGGTCGTCTCTCTGGCCTCCGGCGGCAGGCCGACCAGAATCGGCAACTCCTCGAGTAACGTCGCCACCGGCCCGTCGTCCAGTAGGTCGAGGACCGGTGCGAGCGTCGCTTGGGGGTGTTCCGGGG is a genomic window of Haloplanus vescus containing:
- a CDS encoding aromatic ring-hydroxylating oxygenase subunit alpha, producing the protein MTRWTNSADETQAVSPDITDETNALPADCFTDPDVWELEKETIFANYWLYAGHENCIPEAGDYFTRTIGDRQVIVARDQEGEVRVFYNVCAHRGSKMVEDTPMTDPGNMGRIQCPYHLWTYDLDGSLRSTPKSFEEASLNPDLDDEEVSGLDPDENGLLEVQTDNIGPLIFLNFDDDPSLSLDEQAGKMKTRLESLPLEEYEHARRYVSEVECNWKTFAGNYSECDHCQANHQDWIKGIQLNESELEVNDYHWVLHYTHEEDIEDELRIHDEHEAQFHYFWPNFTVNMYGTADGYGTYIIDPIDEERFQLIADYYFADPDLSDAEEEFVRTSRQLQEEDFELVERQYDGLRSGALAQAQLGPNEHTLHRFHRLVQEAYET
- a CDS encoding methylenetetrahydrofolate reductase: MTLTHADATSLLREPRFELMPFDSFEGQMEQLPDGAEIAVTASPQLGLDATVEWSERAAARGYEPIPHVAARYVRDRDHLDEVATRLADAGIADIFVPGGDREEPLGEFESAYDLLTALDDLGHEFAEVGITGYPEGHEFLEDDTLAAAMERKAPHATYLTTQLCYDPDAIAEWIETVRDRGIDLPVEVGIPGVMKYQRLLNISQKVGVGDSVRFLRKTSGVLGFVRQLVGSRGKYTPDGLVDGLAPYATDPEYGIRGLHIYTFNQVGDTEAWRRDRLGER
- a CDS encoding aminomethyltransferase family protein, whose product is MVNDHPNHPEIDQSDRTLPRNLRQTGDPGIEMLVSTRVRKSPFFHKSFNEEGAWRCTVYNRIYHPRGLVEPEDGGAMKEYEALTESVTLWDVAVERQIRVKGPDAEALTDYVITRDATGIEPMHGKYVILCNEDGGILNDPILLRIAEDEFWFSISDSTLMQWLQGVNVGMDFDVEIDEIDVAPMQIQGPRSEDVLVDVVGEEVSDIPYYGLLDAEINGCDVLVSQTGFSGEKGFEIYVQDASENAERVWDPVMASVKDHGGRQIAPGHHRRIAAGILSWGQDMDHETSPFQVNLGYQVPDDKPGDYIGKEELERQKALVEDGEYPFNLKLVGLKIAGEPIRDYAPDFWIISDPDTGKECGYMTSPWWNPDLETNIGLGFVPAEKLQAESDALLNDEIYEQDLDLEFRVHLPDEYAEEAGEPAYATVAEVPFKESVNPSAREQAKLNARKE
- the solA gene encoding N-methyl-L-tryptophan oxidase, coding for MSHRDERRDVIVVGVGGMGSATAYHLASRGVDVLGLERFDIPHTQGSSHGITRIIRRAYYEHPSYIPLIERAYELWDDLAEETGREVIHRTGSIDAGPQGNVVFEGSRRSCEEHDIPHEVLTGAELNERFPGYNLPDDYRALYQEDGGFVVPEQSIVGHTEAAQAAGAEIRAREGVHDWAPTPDGGVRVWTDTDTYEADRLVLAAGAWNYKLADALDGLAVPERQVLAWFQPETPELFEPDSLPVWNIAVPEGRFYGLPIYDVPGFKLGKYHHLGEAVNPDSYDTDPQPADEVLLRDFTEKYFPKAAGPTMRLATCMFTNSPDEHFILDQLPDHPQVVVGAGFSGHGFKFATVIGEVLADLAADGETAHPIDMFSLDRFE
- a CDS encoding GcvT family protein, translated to MSSDSTVPSSAATVVVGAGAVGCSVAYHLSELGAENIVVVDQGPLPVTGGSSTHAPGIMFQTSPSKLMTKTAHYTSRLLSDAGVYDEVGGIEVARSEERMDFLQRRVEHATAYGLPDPQLLSPGEVSDHLPLVDEDEILGGYYSPTDGRVDGVAALQWYMEQSDADFYGHTTVTDLDVSGGEVTAVETDRGRIECGRCVLATNNWGYQTGQLAGLDLPIAPVQHQYAVTEPLDELADEAVAPRVDTADMEIPGDRSIADAMSQAPTRPVGRDQDHSLYFRTHGDALGLGSYNHEALPVDPRKMGGNTDERQASVREFTAEHWERATHPDRDTSPKQAFEELLPVTKDIDFATTENGIFVFTPDGMPVLGEPEAIDDLWTGLAIWWTHSGGYGKILAEWMETGVPKLPSGPVEVGGIHVDRFEPHAGSPDYFVDRGSTRYRQVYSIVEPGWQPDDHRALRRSPFYHHQQELDAEFTQSGGWEVPKWYDSNADLVDRYADQIPEREGWRGINRSPIQGAEHLHTREHVSMYDMTSFSSIVVEGADAAAFLQRMCTNDVDIDPGRVRYSLLCNEGGTALGDVTVVRLDTDEFLVTTGGGNSPGIHGGWLKDHAPETVSVTIEEGSRATVGLWGPKSRLLLQRVTDADVSAESFPYFSAKQIYVGDVPVLALRVSYVGELGWELWAPSEYGGRLWETLWEAGQDLDVRPMGSGALESMRLEKGYRLWGTDLDTDSDPFAAGLSFAVDMDTDFVGKDALADIQRDGPDSRLVPMTLDDATDAVLGGRPVLDDGSALGYVVAGDYGYSLGESIAYAYLPTDYAESGTSVQIRCEGTTYDATVRDEPLFDPGRSKILR
- a CDS encoding BCCT family transporter, encoding MADSDERPGEMSEGLQVELFHPESDREPGDTNIQALGFDIHPVVFPVALVLIGLFVLVTLALGEQASSMYTALFNFIGDNFGWFYLLAVNLFIVVLLYFAFSKYGKIRIGGVEAEKEFSDFSWMAMLFSAGMGIGLMFFSVSEPLYYFQNVPGFWGAQPETGAAGSAAMAQTFFHWGFHPWAVYGLVGLGLAFFSFNRGLPLTFRSIFWPLLGDRIYGWPGHIIDLVTVFATLFGLATSLGLGVKQVNTGLSYVGGDMLGVASVPTNPFVQILLIGGITLIATLSVAAGLDGGVKRLSTINLYLMFALLGFLLIAGPTVFILGTWVEGLGAYFNNILALGFFRGTLAPGGGTVTAWTVFYWGWWIAWSPFVGMFIARISKGRTVREFVMGVLVLPALFSTIWLSTFGGSALFNSLQGNGAALATYNDVGQTVAMFAMLEQFPLGALSGILATLLVVTFFVTSSDSGSLVIDHLTSGGKHDVPRVQRIFWALVEGLVAAILLWGGGLTALQTAAITTGLPFAAILCLMCYTVYLGLSNEYEILESEEFAESIEELSDNENVDVVTAGDEMVTDVKENDDPASSD
- a CDS encoding universal stress protein; amino-acid sequence: MYDTILIPFDGSDEARKGANHGIDLAATCGATVHALYVIDLPGAPRTLYLRDDEDEMRERYHEYGEEVTTELCEMANDAGVECTTAVRTGSPGEEIVDYAKEHDMGAIVLGSAYRGKFRAILGSTAEKVVRTAESPVITVRQQMND